The following proteins are encoded in a genomic region of Clostridium kluyveri:
- a CDS encoding TM1266 family iron-only hydrogenase system putative regulator — protein MEKRIAVVGIVVEDLDNSPIVNSILHSFSDIIVGRLGIPYRERNISVISIIVDGTSDEISSMTGKLGRINGINVKTAITKK, from the coding sequence TTGGAAAAAAGAATTGCTGTGGTTGGGATAGTTGTAGAAGATCTTGATAATTCTCCAATTGTAAATAGTATACTTCATTCTTTTTCAGATATTATAGTGGGAAGACTAGGTATTCCCTATAGAGAAAGAAATATTTCTGTTATATCAATAATAGTAGATGGAACTTCTGATGAAATAAGTTCTATGACTGGAAAATTGGGGAGAATAAATGGGATAAATGTAAAAACAGCTATTACAAAAAAATAA